A stretch of the Candidatus Binatia bacterium genome encodes the following:
- a CDS encoding LLM class flavin-dependent oxidoreductase, translated as MDYGIALAASADSWKLAKRAEELGFSQAWFYDTQMLCADVFVAMAAAAVHTSRIRLGTGVLIPSNRIAPVAANALASLNKLAPGRIVFGVGTGFTGRHTMGLGPIKLAELSEYVRVVRALLAGERVEWESEGKPRKIQFLNPEIGLINVRDPIPLHLSAMGPKARKLTAHIADGWMNFLFALPAAVVDVEAMLAEWRSAGRDVASCYTTGFTLGCVLRDGEPYDSPRVKAQAGPLAAVMLHALVERRLPGGLGPEIDPLLAKYRKIYETYEPADARYLTLHRGHLLFLRPEEEPLITAGLIRDFTFTGSRDVLVEKLRALRDAGYRQWTIQLVPGHEEALDDWVRVIEKV; from the coding sequence ATGGACTATGGGATCGCGCTCGCGGCCAGTGCTGACTCGTGGAAGCTGGCGAAGCGAGCGGAGGAACTGGGCTTCTCGCAGGCGTGGTTTTACGACACCCAGATGCTCTGTGCCGACGTCTTCGTGGCCATGGCGGCTGCTGCCGTGCATACTTCCCGGATCCGCCTCGGCACCGGCGTCCTCATTCCCTCGAACCGCATCGCGCCGGTGGCGGCGAACGCCTTGGCCTCGCTCAACAAGCTGGCGCCGGGACGGATCGTCTTTGGGGTCGGCACCGGTTTCACCGGTCGTCACACCATGGGGCTTGGCCCAATAAAGCTGGCCGAGCTTTCGGAGTACGTGCGTGTTGTACGGGCGTTGCTGGCGGGTGAGCGGGTCGAATGGGAGAGTGAAGGGAAGCCTAGGAAAATCCAGTTCCTCAATCCGGAGATCGGACTGATCAATGTCCGTGATCCCATCCCGCTGCATCTGTCCGCCATGGGGCCGAAGGCGCGAAAGCTTACCGCCCACATTGCAGATGGGTGGATGAATTTCCTCTTCGCACTCCCCGCGGCGGTGGTGGACGTCGAAGCCATGCTGGCGGAATGGCGGTCAGCAGGCAGGGATGTGGCGAGCTGCTACACGACGGGATTCACTCTCGGCTGCGTGCTGCGCGACGGTGAGCCGTACGATAGTCCGCGCGTCAAAGCCCAGGCCGGCCCGCTCGCTGCTGTCATGCTTCACGCGTTGGTGGAGCGCCGATTGCCCGGCGGACTAGGTCCCGAGATCGACCCGCTGCTCGCGAAGTACCGCAAGATTTACGAGACGTACGAGCCTGCGGACGCGCGCTACCTGACACTCCACCGCGGCCACCTCCTGTTCCTCCGACCGGAAGAGGAGCCGCTGATCACGGCCGGCCTGATCCGTGACTTCACCTTTACTGGTAGCCGCGATGTGCTGGTCGAAAAACTCCGCGCCCTGCGGGATGCTGGTTACCGGCAATGGACCATCCAACTTGTTCCGGGGCATGAGGAAGCGTTGGACGACTGGGTGCGGGTGATCGAGAAAGTGTAA